A region from the Vicinamibacterales bacterium genome encodes:
- a CDS encoding PAS domain S-box protein yields MPAPSPHVQTAWVLGDVDDSAPTACTALEALGFAVTPRAWTRTTGRPPDLLVLCLGDGREVEAVRQVLDLTGSACAVVCIGAPPAVDRVRDSGLVEPLACLDRPVQAEDVVSAAQVALHARRLRRRSTRAAIEAAAGTHGVPDGLEAIRGQLRERESVLAGINANLVGTVVYRLVFTPDGRMHCPYISDSVVDLVGIPARAFTERAEVVFDIIVPEDLAGVREGIAASLLTDAPTSIDARVRTAAGELRWLQFRSRRTEILPDGGQVRDGVATDLTAIRLAEAALRDSEQRLEVTLASIGDGVLTTDVDGHVTRLNPVAEALTGWTQAEALGRPVADVFPIVDEGTRAPAVMPVDEVLATGRLHERGSHAALIARDGRAVPIADSAAPIRDGDGRVIGVVLVFRDETEVRAQRRLVDRQRRMLDGLRRVHERFIANPDGHDAFDDLLDVLVDSTGSACGCIDEVTREDAGALAMTTLAMSAGPAAALAGADADARRQVERMRDLLRDASATATPIVKGDRTADPPAAARGFRTFLALPVAVGGDVVGVVGVADRDGGYGATLVAELQPLVATARSLILARRADRRRRDAEAELRALNATLEERVEQRGRSLIAERRQADQELRRSHALLTATLEAATDGIVVTSREGPVTGFNEKFLALWPLDRADVERFDVDQLFDAAARSVEDAGAFLAAVRSAESEAGAQAVAEVTLQDGRHLEWYSQPQRVGDAVVGRVWSVRDVTERRRLERQVLRAQRMDAIGTLAGGIAHDLNNALAPITMAIQMLTLSNPGQADVLDTLASSAARASGMVRQLLTFAKGSDGGRTPIDTCQLVREIEKIVASTFPKSIRLTTRLPDAPTFVLGDHTQLDQVLLNLCVNARDALPHGGSLTIETAVETVPPIDAHEDQGAGLAPGAPAVVLRVTDSGTGIPAADLDRIFDPFYTTKPHEGTGLGLSTVLGIVKGHGGLVQVRSAPGAGSTFTVYLPPHAPDAPDAPRSVTPAARGGGELVLYVDDEAGVRRLAKKVLERLGFRAVTVADGNDALGALMDQRETIRLIITDLHMPRLGGLAFARAARKIAPEIPVVLASGRVEDKVLADFRDIGVTLVLEKPFSQQQMADILRIALGGQP; encoded by the coding sequence GTGCCAGCACCGTCTCCCCACGTGCAGACCGCCTGGGTCCTCGGCGACGTCGACGATAGCGCTCCGACCGCGTGTACGGCCCTCGAGGCCCTGGGCTTCGCGGTCACGCCGCGCGCCTGGACCCGCACGACTGGACGGCCGCCGGACCTGCTCGTTCTCTGCCTGGGAGACGGCCGCGAGGTCGAAGCCGTGCGCCAGGTCCTGGACCTGACCGGGTCCGCGTGTGCCGTGGTGTGCATCGGGGCGCCACCGGCGGTCGATCGCGTCAGGGACAGCGGCCTCGTCGAGCCCCTGGCCTGCCTCGACAGGCCCGTCCAGGCAGAGGACGTGGTCAGCGCCGCCCAGGTGGCCCTCCACGCGCGGCGCCTGCGGCGCCGATCCACCCGCGCCGCCATCGAAGCCGCGGCCGGGACCCACGGGGTCCCGGACGGCCTGGAAGCCATCCGCGGACAGCTCCGCGAGCGAGAGAGCGTCCTGGCCGGCATCAACGCCAACCTCGTCGGGACGGTGGTGTACCGGCTGGTGTTCACGCCCGACGGGCGGATGCACTGCCCCTACATCAGCGACAGCGTCGTGGACCTCGTGGGCATTCCGGCCCGCGCGTTCACCGAGCGCGCTGAGGTCGTCTTCGACATCATCGTCCCCGAGGACCTCGCCGGGGTGCGCGAGGGCATCGCGGCCTCGCTGCTCACCGACGCGCCGACCTCGATCGACGCCCGCGTCCGCACGGCGGCCGGCGAGCTGCGCTGGCTGCAGTTCCGCTCGCGGCGGACCGAGATCCTGCCCGACGGCGGCCAGGTCCGCGACGGCGTGGCGACCGACCTCACGGCGATCCGTCTCGCCGAGGCGGCGCTGCGGGACAGCGAGCAGCGGCTCGAGGTCACGCTGGCGTCCATCGGCGACGGCGTGCTGACCACCGACGTCGACGGACACGTGACGCGGCTCAACCCGGTGGCGGAGGCGCTCACGGGATGGACCCAGGCGGAGGCCCTCGGCCGGCCGGTGGCTGACGTCTTCCCGATCGTGGACGAAGGGACGCGCGCTCCCGCGGTGATGCCGGTGGACGAGGTGCTCGCCACCGGCCGACTGCACGAGCGGGGCAGCCACGCGGCTCTGATCGCCCGGGATGGGCGCGCGGTGCCGATCGCCGACAGCGCCGCGCCAATCCGCGACGGCGACGGCAGGGTCATCGGCGTCGTGCTCGTGTTCCGCGACGAGACCGAGGTGCGGGCGCAGCGTCGGCTCGTGGACCGCCAGCGCCGGATGCTCGACGGCCTGCGCCGGGTCCACGAACGCTTCATCGCCAACCCTGACGGCCACGACGCCTTCGACGACCTGCTCGACGTGCTGGTCGACAGCACCGGCAGCGCCTGCGGGTGCATCGACGAGGTGACGCGCGAGGACGCCGGCGCGCTCGCCATGACGACGCTGGCGATGAGCGCCGGACCGGCGGCCGCGCTGGCGGGCGCCGATGCCGACGCCCGCCGTCAGGTGGAGCGGATGCGCGACCTGCTTCGGGATGCGAGCGCAACCGCCACGCCCATCGTGAAGGGCGACCGCACCGCCGACCCGCCCGCCGCCGCCCGCGGCTTCCGGACGTTCCTGGCGCTCCCGGTCGCCGTCGGCGGCGACGTGGTCGGCGTGGTCGGCGTGGCCGACCGCGACGGCGGCTACGGCGCGACGCTCGTGGCCGAGCTCCAGCCGCTCGTGGCCACGGCCCGGAGCCTCATCCTGGCCCGGCGGGCGGACCGCCGGCGGCGGGATGCCGAGGCCGAGCTGCGGGCGCTCAACGCCACGCTCGAGGAACGCGTCGAACAGCGCGGCCGATCGCTCATCGCCGAACGCCGGCAGGCCGACCAGGAGCTGCGCCGGTCCCACGCGCTGCTGACGGCGACGCTCGAGGCCGCCACCGACGGCATCGTCGTGACGAGCCGCGAGGGCCCCGTGACCGGCTTCAACGAGAAGTTCCTGGCCCTGTGGCCGCTCGATCGCGCCGACGTCGAGCGCTTCGACGTCGATCAGCTCTTCGACGCGGCGGCCCGGTCGGTCGAGGACGCCGGGGCGTTCCTCGCCGCGGTGCGGAGCGCGGAATCGGAGGCCGGTGCCCAGGCGGTGGCCGAAGTCACGCTGCAGGACGGGCGGCACCTCGAGTGGTACTCGCAGCCGCAGCGCGTCGGCGACGCGGTGGTGGGACGGGTCTGGAGCGTGCGCGACGTGACGGAGCGGCGGCGCCTGGAGCGCCAGGTGCTCCGCGCGCAGCGGATGGACGCCATCGGCACGCTGGCGGGCGGCATCGCCCACGACCTGAACAACGCGCTGGCGCCGATCACGATGGCGATCCAGATGCTGACGCTGTCGAACCCCGGGCAGGCCGACGTGCTCGACACGCTCGCGTCGAGCGCGGCGCGGGCGTCGGGCATGGTCCGCCAGCTGCTGACCTTCGCCAAGGGCTCCGACGGGGGGCGGACGCCCATCGACACCTGCCAGCTCGTTCGCGAGATCGAGAAGATCGTCGCCTCCACCTTCCCGAAGAGCATCCGTCTCACGACGCGTCTTCCGGACGCGCCGACCTTCGTCCTGGGCGATCACACGCAGCTCGATCAGGTCCTGCTCAACCTGTGCGTCAACGCGCGGGACGCACTGCCGCACGGCGGAAGCCTGACGATCGAGACGGCGGTGGAGACCGTGCCGCCGATCGACGCGCACGAGGACCAGGGCGCAGGGCTGGCGCCTGGCGCGCCCGCGGTGGTCCTCCGCGTGACCGACTCCGGCACCGGCATCCCGGCGGCCGACCTCGACCGGATCTTCGACCCGTTCTACACGACCAAGCCGCACGAAGGGACGGGCCTGGGCCTGTCGACCGTGCTCGGCATCGTCAAGGGCCACGGCGGCCTCGTCCAGGTACGCTCGGCGCCCGGCGCCGGCTCCACCTTCACGGTCTACCTGCCGCCGCACGCCCCGGACGCACCCGATGCACCGAGGTCGGTCACGCCGGCGGCCCGCGGCGGGGGCGAGCTGGTGCTGTACGTGGACGACGAGGCCGGCGTGCGGCGGCTCGCGAAGAAGGTGCTGGAGCGCCTGGGCTTCCGCGCCGTGACGGTGGCCGATGGCAACGACGCGCTCGGCGCGCTCATGGACCAGCGCGAGACGATCCGCCTCATCATCACCGACCTGCACATGCCGCGGCTGGGCGGGCTGGCCTTCGCGCGCGCGGCCCGGAAGATCGCGCCGGAGATCCCGGTGGTGCTCGCCAGCGGCCGGGTGGAGGACAAGGTCCTGGCGGACTTCCGTGACATCGGCGTGACGCTCGTGCTGGAGAAGCCTTTCAGCCAGCAGCAGATGGCGGATATCCTGCGAATCGCTCTGGGGGGACAGCCATGA